GTAAAAGATTTCGGCCAGAGAGCGGTCCAGACCGCTGCCCAGCCGGGCCGCCTCAGCTGGCAGGGTGGCTTCAAAGTCCAGGTCGGCCAGCAGGCACACATCACCGCCGTAAAAGCGGACCTCGTTCAGCCGCCGGGGCCGGGTCAACCGCCTTCAACCTCGTCTTCATCTTCCGGGCTGCCGCCTTCAGCCAGGGCCTGGAGGGTCGGGCGCAATTTGGGCAGCTCGTAGCGGGCCGTCTGCCACACCAGGTCCAGGTCAGTGCCGAAATAATCATGTGCTACCAGGTTGCGAATGTCGCGCAGTAGCGCCCAGGGCACCTCAGGGTGGCGGTCCTCCTGCGACTGGGGAATGAACTTGGTGGTTTCGCCCAGCCGCGAGAGGTTCCGCAGCACGGCGTCTACCGCCTGCTCGTCGTTGCGGAACGAGTGGCGATCGTGCGGCGCCGTGTAGTCCACAATGCGGTCCAGGGCGTCCAGCAGGTCGTACACGCGCCAGCGCCAGCGTTTGCGGCGGTGGGTGCGCCGGGGCCGCTCCGGCAGCTCCATGATGTCCACCGCGTCGGTCAGGATGCCACGGCGCAGCGCCGGCTTGATTCCGCCTTCGGTCAGGGCATCGATCCGGGTGCCCAGCAGGCCCTCGAACAGGTCCTTGGCCGCCATCAGGTTCAGCAGTCCGGCACCTTCTTGCAGGTCCAGCAGCAGGTCCACGTCGCTGAGGTCAGTCGCCTCGCCGCGGGCCACCGACCCGAAAATCCTGACCCGGGTCACCCCCAGGCGCCGCCAGTCGGGCTCGATGCTGCGCAGCTGCGCCGCCACGGCAGGCAGGCTGGGGCTAAGCGGCGCCGGCGCTGAGCGGTGATGTCCTCGGGAAGAACGTTCTGCGGGCGTCATGCCTTCAGCATAGGGCCTGGGCTGCCCCTGGGCCGCCCAGCCTGCCTGTTCTTTGGCACCCCCTGGCGTCGGCCCTTTGCTTCTCTCCTTCCTTTCCCTCACCCTCGCCCTGAGCTTTCAGCCCCTACAATGCGGGGGATGGACCCTTCTGCCTCACCCACCCCACCGGACCACCAGCCCGAGCCACGCCGCTCAGCCCTGCCCAGCGGCTGGCTGGTCGGCCTGGCCGGTGTCCTGATTGGCCTGCTGGGCCTGGGGGCCGCCTTTTGGATGCTGCGTGACCAGCCGGCCGTGAATGCGCCGGTGCCTGTGGCCGAGGAGACGGCCCAGGCCGCTGCTTCCCAGCCGGCCACCGCCGCTACACCCGACGGCACCACCGCCACCACCACCATTGTCCGGCCAGGCCAGACCAGTGCGCCGGCCACCACCGAGACCCTGGACGCCGCCGGCGGCCACTCGGCGCTGCTGGACCTGCAGGTGCCCAGCGGCTTCGCGCCGCCCAAGCTGGAGAACCTCAGCTTCGCAGACGCTTTTGCGCAGGCGGCCGCTTACCGGGGCTGGCAGTGCCAGCAGACCGAGGTGATTCTGTTTTCCGACGCCCATCAGGCGCTGCCGGCGGTGCAGGAACGCCTGCTGGAACTGGGCTATCAGGTCAGCGACACCGAAACGGCACTGGGCGAGGACCACAGCTGGCTGGCCAAACACCCCGACCGGCCAGACCTGTTCGGCAGCTTTTCCTCGGGCCAGGAAGGGCGCGGCAATGTCAGCCTGTGCTCGCTGCCCAACTGAGCACAGATCCGCCACCTGAGGCAAAAAACAGTTCTGTGACACCGCACCCCCTAAGCTGAACCTGGAAAAACTATGGCAAACCCAGAGACGGCCACCGCCTACGAACTCGCCACTTCTGCCCTGGCAACGGCAGCCCAGGAACAGGGCCTGCCGGCCGCTGCCCTGTCGCAGGTGCTGGACCGGGTCCTGGCGGCCCAGGGCTTGCCTGCCGGGCAGCTGACCAGCGGGCAGCTTCAGGGACTGCTGTTCCCGGAGCTGGACCGGGCCTACAGCGGCGTGTTGGAAGATGAGCCCCGCCAGCGCCTGCTGCGGACCCTCTCCGAGCAGCTGGTGGCGCAGGAACTGGACGCCGTCTTTGCCCCCGCGCCTGCGGCAGAGACTGAGCTGGATACTGCCGGCAGCCAGACTGAAACGGACACCGAAGATGCAGCGGAAAGCGGCGAGGACTGGGAATTCGGTGAAGACGAATTTGAATTCGAGGATCCCGAATATCTGGCGGCCCCGGCTGCCCGCAGCTACGACCTCAGTAGTGCGGCCGACCAGAACAGCCTGATTGCCGAGCTGGGCCGGGTGGGCGGCGTGCAGAGCGTGATGATCTGCCGCCAGAACGGCGAAGTGGTGCAGGCCCGCTCGCTCAAGGACCTGACGGCCCTGGGCAGCGTGGTGGCAGCCACCGTGCTGCTGCTGCGTGGGCACGCCCTGCGGCTGATGTCGGCCCAGGTGGGCGGCACGGTGGTCTGCGTACGGCCACTGGGCGACTACGCCGTGGCTGTGCTGGCCGACCCGGAAGTCAACGTGGGCCGCTTGCTGGGAGAACTGAGCCAGCTCCAGACGGAGAACGCCGCCTGAAACGCACGGCCTGCCTCGCGGCGGCCCAGCGTGGAGCGCTGCTGACGTTGCTGTGCCTGGGCAGCGCTGCTCAGGCACAGGACCTGGGCAGCTACCGCCAGCTAAGCAGCGCCCTGACGGCGGCCGGTACAGCCACCGACGGCCCCGGGGCCCTGCAGGAACTGGACCGCGCCGAGGCAGCCTACGCCAAGCTGCAGCCGGAGCTGCGTGACCCGCAGCTACGCCGCAGCGTGCAAGCGGCACTGGACCGGGCGCGCGCCGCGCTGGCCCGCACACCAGCCGAGCGGCAGGCCCAGGTATCTTATGCACAGGCGCTGCTGCGGCAGGCTCTCTACAGCCAGACCCTGCAGGACCTGCTGAAAACTGGCTGGACGGCAGAGGTACAGTCACGGCTGCAACAGCTGACCCGGGATTTCAGGCTGAACGCGGCCGAGACAGCCGCGCTGGAAAAGTCTGGGCGGGCCGGCCCTCCCGAAGCGGTGGCCGCCCGGCTCCAGCGGGCCGCTGCCCGCAGCGTCGCCCGCGAGCTGGAGCCCTGGGGGCGTGGCGTAGGCCGCTCACTGGCACAGAGCGACGCCTATCTGCGGCTGTCACGGGCCAGCGGGTGGCAGCTGCACCTGGCCGAGTTGCCCGGAACCCCCCCGGCGGCCAGCTACAACCAGGCCCTGAACCGGCTGGCCCAGGGCGACCTTGACGGCGCCGAGCAGCCGGTCCGGCAGCTGTATGCCGCCGCCCTACATACCGCCCAGCAGCTCGGCCACACCCTGGACACACTGCCTGCACCGGCCCAGCCAGCAGCGCAGGCATCCCAGCCGGCAGCACCAGCTTCTGCCTCATCTGCTTCTCCGGCGAGCACAGTCCCGGTGGCTCCAGCCACGCAGGCGGCACCGTCCACCCCGGCTCCGGCCCAGCCCAGCCCAACCAACGCTGTCCCGGTTACCTCCAGTACGGCCACCTCCGGCGCCAGCGTGACCATCGTGCCTACGCAGCCAGCCTCGCCAGCCGCCAGCGGTACGGCCACCGCGCCGTCTGTCTCATCTCCCAAAGAAGCTGCCGATCCAGTCTATACAGCGCTGGGCCGGGCGCTGGCGGCCGTCATGGCCGGTGACCAGGACCAGGCTCAGGTGCAGTTGCAAGCGGCGGCCCAGGCCGTGGAGCAGCTGCCGCCGGCCTGGCGGGGCGAAGCCACCACTCAGCTGGCCGGGCGCCTGCGCGAGCTGGCCGGGCACTCCCGGCTGGAAGCCAGCGATATTGACACCCAGCTAGCCGGACTGCAAAACATCGAGCGCCAGGTCGCCCAGGGCAGTCGCGTCACCGAAACTTCGCCACTGCAACACCTGATGAACCGCTACTGGAACGGGCAGATTCAGGCCGCTGCCTTTTTGCTGCTGACCCTGCTGCTGCCGGCGCCCTTTTATTTCAAATTCCGTGCGCTGGGTCACCAGAAAGGCGAATGGGCCCTGATCGTGACCGGAATCGGCATGCTGGCGGTCCCACCTTTTGTGGAAGGCGTGCTGGTCATCGCCAGTGGGCTGGGTGACCTGCTGGGCAGTCCGCTGCTGCAAGCGGCCACCACCCTGGGCGTGCGTCAAAGCCCGCTGGGCCATTTCCTGTGGTGGTTGTTCAGCCTGTTCGGGGTCCTCCTGATGACGGCCGGCTTCTCGCAGCTGAACCGCAACCGGGTGCGGTTGGCCCAGGTCAGGGAAAACTGGCACCGCTCGCGCACTTTTTCAGACGCTGGCCCTCTGAAGCAGAGTCCTGCGCAGCCTTCCGAAACGCCGGACGCCCATAACAGCTGGTCCGGCTGGGCCCGTTCACTGGGCAAAATCAAACCGGGCCGTACTTCCAGGCCCAGGGACAAATCCGGGTCCTGAGCTGATCCGCCGGTTGTGCAGAGGCAAACAGGACAGATTCTCCACGCACAGCAACACAAAAAAAAGCCGGGGCACCTGGCCCCAGCTTCTTTATCTTGCTCCGGTTGCGGCTTGGTCTTCCTCGCTCAGAAGTCCATGCCGCCCATGCCGCCCATGTCGGGGGCGCCGCCTGCAGCGGGTTTTTCGGGTTCGGGCTTGTCGGCCACGATGGCTTCGGTGGTCAGGATCAGGCTGCCGATGCTGGCCGCGTTCTGCAGGGCAGTGCGGGTCACCTTGGCCGGGTCGACGATACCGGCGGCCACCATGTCTTCCACGTATTCGCCGGTCGCGGCGTTAAAGCCGTAGCGGGGCTTATCGCTGCCGATCACGGCGTTCACGATCACGCTGCCTTCTTCGCCGGCATTCGCGGCGATTTGGCGGGCGGGTTCTTCCAGGGCGCGGACCAGGATCCGGGCGCCGGTGGCTTCGTCGCCTTCCAGGCTTTCAGCCGCCTTGCGAACAGCGGGAATCACGCGCAGCAGGGTGGTGCCGCCGCCGGCTACGATGCCTTCTTCCACAGCCGAGCGGGCGGTGGACAGGGCGTCTTCGTAGCGGTGCTTCTTTTCCTTCAGTTCGGTTTCGGTCGCGGCGCCCACGCGGATCACGGCCACACCGCCGGCCAGCTTGGCCAGACGTTCCTGCAGCTTTTCACGGGCGTAGTCGCTGTCGGTGCCTTCCAGTTCGGCCTTGATGGCGTTCACGCGGCTGTCGATCTCGCCCTGTTCACCCTTGCCGTCCACGATGGTGGTTTCGTCCTTGGTGATGCGCACGCGGGCCGCGGTGCCCAGCATTTCCATGCCGACATTTTCCAGCTTGTGGCCGAGGTCTTCGCTGACCACTTCGCCGCCGGTCACAGCAGCGATGTCGCGCAGCATTTCCTTGCGGCGGTCGCCGAAGCCGGGAGCCTTCACAGCGGCGATGTTCAGGGTGCCGCGCAGCTTGTTGACCACCAGGGTTGCCAGCGCTTCGCCGTCAACGTCTTCAGCGATGATCAAAAGGGGACGGCCGGTCTGAGCCACCTTTTCCAGCACGGGCAGCAGGTCCTTCAGAGCGCTGATCTTCTTCTCGTTGATCAGGATGAAGGGGTTTTCCAGCACGGCTTCCATGCTTTCGGTGTTGGTGATGAAGTAGGGGCTGATGTAGCCCTTGTCGAACTGCATGCCTTCCACCACGTCCACTTCGGTGTCAAAGCCCTTCGACTCTTCGATGGTGATGACGCCTTCCTTACCGACCTTGTCCATGGCAGAGGCGATTTCTTCGCCCACCTGGGGATCGTTGGCCGAGATACCGGCGACCTTCTTAATGGCGTCGCTGTCTTCGACCGGCACGGCCAGCTGCTGGATTTCCTGGATAGCGGCGGCCACGGCCTTTTCGATACCGCGCTTCAGGGCCAAGGGGTTGGCGCCGGCGGCCACGTTGCGCAGGCCTTCTTTCACCACGGCCTGACCCAGCACGGTCGCAGTGGTGGTGCCGTCACCGGTGATGTCGTTGGTCTTGCTCGCCACTTCCTTGAGCAGCTGGGCGCCGATGTTTTCCAGCTTGTCTTCCAGTTCCACTTCGCGGGCAACAGTCACGCCGTCCTTGGTGATGGTGGGGCTGCCGAATTTCTTTTCGATCACCACGTTGCGGCCACGCGGGCCAAGGGTCACTTTGACAGCGTTGGCAACAGCGTTCACACCACGTTCCATGCTGCGGCGGGCAGATTCTTCAAAAACCAGTTGTTTGGGCATGTGATTGCTCCTTCGAGTCTGAACTTGGGAGGGGAGGCTGGCGGGGCGGCCGGGCCGCTTGCCGCTGAACCTTCACCGAGAGGCCGTAAGTGGCTGGGCCGGACATAAAAAGTCCCGGCCGCGCAGCCGACCTTCAGCGATTATTCGACGATGGCGAGGATGTCGCGCTCGGACAGCAGGGAGTAGTCCTTGCCTTCCGCGCTGACTTCGGTGCCGCCGTACTTGGCGAAGTAGACGGTGTCGCCGACATTGACTTCCAGGGGCACGCGCTGGCCGTTGTCCAGCATCTTGCCGGTGCCCACAGCCACGACTTTGCCGCGCTGGCTCTTTTCCTTGGCGGTGTCAGGCACGTACAGGCCGCCGGCGGTCTTCTGCTCTGCTTCTTCGATGATTTCGACCAGCACGCGGTCGCCTAGGGGTTTCAACATGGTTCAGACCTCCTGATGTGAGATAGTAAGTAGAAAGAGGCGCCGGGCCACCTGAGCCCAAAAACAGTGTCCAGGACAGGGCGGCCAGACTTCTTCTTGCCTTCAGGCTAGCGCCTGACGCCTGAAAATGTCAAGCGTTGATCCCAATAAATCTGAGTCCCCTAGACTCAAGTTGTGTTTACGACAGGCTTTTGTCCGGTCAGCCAGTTCCGGCGCCAGGCTCTAATCCAGCAGCCGCACCAGTGCCCGCATCCGGGCAGTGTCTACCCGGTCGGCAGTGATTTCCATCAGCACGCTGTCAAAGCGCTCCTGCCCCAGCCGCACCGCCCCGGTCCGGCGCCCGATTTCACGGAAGCCCACCTTTTCATAGGCGCGGATGCCGCGGGTGTTGTAAGCGAAGACATTCAGCTGGATGTTGTACAGGCCCAGAAAATACATGCCGTATTCCACCATCAGGCTCACGGCTTCGGAGCCGTAGCCGCCGCCCCAGAAGTCGGGATTGTGGACACTGATGCCCAGCTCGGCGGTGCCGTGGCGGTGGTTGACGCCGCGCAGGTCCAGCCCGCCGATAAACTGCTCGGTCGCCCGGTCGTAGATGCCAAAGGTCACCCCGTCGGGGCTGCTTTTGCTGATGCTCTCGAAGTAAGCCTCTTCGTCTTCCAGGCTGAAAGCACCGCCGAACGCGCCCAGATAGGTGGTCAATTCCAGATTGGAAAAATAGCGGGCCATATCGGGCACGTCTTCACGGCGCAGCCGGGCCAGCACGACCTTTTGCCCGGTCAGAACAGGATGCAGTTCGCTCATGCCCCAGCCTAACGCGGGTGCGGCGACCGGCCATCAGTCATCTGGCGTAATAGATGCCCCTTGCTTTTGGCAGCCGGCAGATGCGCTAGAAAAAAGAGTTATGACTCAAGTTCCTTCTCTCTACCCTATTCGCCTTTACGGCGACCCCGTACTGCGCCGCAAGGCCCGCCCGCTGAAACATACCGACACCCTGACGGTGCCCGGTTACGGCTCGCAGTCGCTGCGCGAGGTGGCCAACACCATGCTGGAAACGATGTTCGAGGCCAGAGGTGTGGGCCTGGCCGCGCCGCAGGTGGGCCTGGGCGTGCGGATGTTCGTGGCAGTGGAATACGACGACAACGAGGAAGAAAATGAAGGCCAAGAGACCGAACTGAAGTCGAAGGTGCTGCGCGACTTCGTGATGCTGAACCCCAAGGTGACGGTGATCGATAAGAAAAAGGACCGCGCCGAAACCGAGGGCTGCCTCAGCATTCCCGACGTCTATGAGGAAGGCGTGCCGCGCGCCCGCGCCGTGCGGGTGGACTACACCGACCTGGACGGCAACCCCCAGACCGTGGAAGCTGAGGACTACCTGGCGCGGGTATTCCAGCACGAGAACGACCATCTGAACGGCAAACTCTTTCTGGATTATCTGCCGCAGGACGTGCTGAACGACCATCGCGCGGCCCTGCTGTCCATGCAGCGCCAGGCCAAGCTGAACCTGGAACGCCTGGCCCAGCAGGCCCGCCAGCAGCAACCGGACGGACACCGTGACAAGCGGCTCTGAGGCCGGGGCGGGGCCGGCCGCCGGGATTCGCCGGGTGGCTTTTTTCGGGTCGCCGGCTTTTGCGCTGCCAGTGCTGGAAGCGCTGCACGAGGCTTTCGAGGTGGTGCTGGTGGTCAGCCAGCCGGACAAACCGGTGGGGCGCGGGCTGAAGCTGACGCCGCCGCCAGTAGCGGCCCACGCCGCCGAGCTGGGGCTCCCACTGGCACAGCCTCAGAAACTGCGCGGCAATGCCGAGTTCGCGGCGCAGCTTCTGGCCTCGGGCGCCGAGGTCGCCGTGACCTGTGCCTACGGCAAGCTGCTGCCCCAGAGCCTGCTGGACACCCTCCCCTATGGCTTTCTGAACACCCACACCAGCCTGCTGCCCCGCTACCGGGGCGCCGCACCGATTCAGTGGGCGCTGATCTGCGGGGAAACGGTTACCGGCACGACCATCATGCAGACAGACGCCGGGATGGACACCGGCCCGGTGCTGCTGCAAGAGCCACTGCCCATCGGACCAGAATGGACCGCGCTGGAGCTGAGTGAAGCGCTCTCGCAGCAAGCCGCGCGGCTGGCAGTGCAAGCGGTCCGTGAGTACCATCAGCTGTCGCCGCAGCCGCAGGACCCGGCCCAGGCCTCGCACGCCCCACTGCTGACCAAGGAAGACGGCTTCGTGCGCTGGCAAGACCCGGCCCAGGCCATTGTGGACCGCTCCCGGGGCGTGGCCGCCTGGCCGCAGACCACTGCGTTCCTCGGCGGCAAGCGAGTCAAGCTGACCGGGCTGAGCGTAGCGCCGAAGCCGGCCGGAGAGGCGACAGCGCCCGGAACAGTGCTGGGTACGGCAGACGACGCACTGATCGTGGCCGCCAGGGGGGGCAGCGCGGTGCAGATTCAAACCGTGCAACCAGCCAGCAAGAAGCCCCAGCCGGCTGCCGCCTGGGCGGGCGCCCAGGGTCTGCTGCCAGGTGGGCGTTTCGACCTGTGGGAACCGCAGCCGGCCTAGCCGCGTATCCGGCGCCATGCCCCTGCAGCACGCCGCCTTCCCGGTCCATCTGGAATTCCGCCTCAGTCTCCGCACTGAGATTCGCGTGACTGACGCAGATGGCCGGCTGCTGGCCACCGTCAAGGAAAAGCTGCTTAGCGTGCGCGACGAGGTGCGGATTTACGCCGACGAAGCCAAGCGCGAGCAGCTCTACACCATCAAGGCCAAGGGGTTTCTGGCCGGCGCGGTGGACTGGAAGGCCCAGCGCCTGATCGTGACCGCTGACGGCCGCCCGGTCGGGGCGCTGGGTGCCCAGGGCGTCCGTACCCTCTGGGGCGCCGCCTATGACCTGTGAGGTAGCGAAGGCCAGCCGCGCTACATCATCCGCGACGACCGGCCCTGGCTGAGCGCCGTGGAAGGAGCGCTGGACTTTATTCCGCTGATCGGTAACTTTCTGGCGCTGGGTTTCGACTATTTCGTCAACCCCACCTATACCGTGCGCGACCCGGCAGGCGTGGCGGTGGCCCGTATCCGCAAGGAGCGTTCGCTGTTCTCGCGGCGGTTCACCGCCGAAGCCCTCCAGCCGGCCGCCGGGCAGGACACCGAACTGCTGGTCACCGGCCTGATTCAGCTGGTGCTGCGCGAACGGGACCGGGGCTGAGGCCCAAGCCCCTCAGCCCCGCCCCGCTCTACTTCTTGAAGCTGGGCACATCGTCTCCGTACAGCGCGTAAGCGTCGCAGCGTTCGCGGAGAATGCAGCGGCCGCACTTGGGATGGTGCCAGGTGCAGACCTGTTGCCCGTGCTTGAGCAGGTTGATGTGCAGGTCGTAGAGCAGCTGCGGCTCGGGCGGCAGCAGAGCCAGCAGCGCCTTGTGGGCCGTTTGCTCGCCCATTTTCGGAATGGTCCCGACCCGAGTGTTGATGCGGTGCACGTGGGTATCCACCGGGAAGACTGGCCGGGCGTAATTGAACAGCAGCACCAGAGAAGCCGTCTTGACACCCACGCCCGGCAGGTCGGTCAGCCACTTCAGTGCTTCCGCGACCGGCAGGTCCCGCAGAAAATCCAGGTCGTAATTGCCGCGCTTGTCCCTGATGGCGTGCAGGGTGGCCTGAATGCGGGGAGATTTCTGCTCGGGGT
This region of Deinococcus sp. Marseille-Q6407 genomic DNA includes:
- the def gene encoding peptide deformylase, translated to MTQVPSLYPIRLYGDPVLRRKARPLKHTDTLTVPGYGSQSLREVANTMLETMFEARGVGLAAPQVGLGVRMFVAVEYDDNEEENEGQETELKSKVLRDFVMLNPKVTVIDKKKDRAETEGCLSIPDVYEEGVPRARAVRVDYTDLDGNPQTVEAEDYLARVFQHENDHLNGKLFLDYLPQDVLNDHRAALLSMQRQAKLNLERLAQQARQQQPDGHRDKRL
- the groES gene encoding co-chaperone GroES, translated to MLKPLGDRVLVEIIEEAEQKTAGGLYVPDTAKEKSQRGKVVAVGTGKMLDNGQRVPLEVNVGDTVYFAKYGGTEVSAEGKDYSLLSERDILAIVE
- the groL gene encoding chaperonin GroEL (60 kDa chaperone family; promotes refolding of misfolded polypeptides especially under stressful conditions; forms two stacked rings of heptamers to form a barrel-shaped 14mer; ends can be capped by GroES; misfolded proteins enter the barrel where they are refolded when GroES binds); its protein translation is MPKQLVFEESARRSMERGVNAVANAVKVTLGPRGRNVVIEKKFGSPTITKDGVTVAREVELEDKLENIGAQLLKEVASKTNDITGDGTTTATVLGQAVVKEGLRNVAAGANPLALKRGIEKAVAAAIQEIQQLAVPVEDSDAIKKVAGISANDPQVGEEIASAMDKVGKEGVITIEESKGFDTEVDVVEGMQFDKGYISPYFITNTESMEAVLENPFILINEKKISALKDLLPVLEKVAQTGRPLLIIAEDVDGEALATLVVNKLRGTLNIAAVKAPGFGDRRKEMLRDIAAVTGGEVVSEDLGHKLENVGMEMLGTAARVRITKDETTIVDGKGEQGEIDSRVNAIKAELEGTDSDYAREKLQERLAKLAGGVAVIRVGAATETELKEKKHRYEDALSTARSAVEEGIVAGGGTTLLRVIPAVRKAAESLEGDEATGARILVRALEEPARQIAANAGEEGSVIVNAVIGSDKPRYGFNAATGEYVEDMVAAGIVDPAKVTRTALQNAASIGSLILTTEAIVADKPEPEKPAAGGAPDMGGMGGMDF
- the fmt gene encoding methionyl-tRNA formyltransferase — translated: MTSGSEAGAGPAAGIRRVAFFGSPAFALPVLEALHEAFEVVLVVSQPDKPVGRGLKLTPPPVAAHAAELGLPLAQPQKLRGNAEFAAQLLASGAEVAVTCAYGKLLPQSLLDTLPYGFLNTHTSLLPRYRGAAPIQWALICGETVTGTTIMQTDAGMDTGPVLLQEPLPIGPEWTALELSEALSQQAARLAVQAVREYHQLSPQPQDPAQASHAPLLTKEDGFVRWQDPAQAIVDRSRGVAAWPQTTAFLGGKRVKLTGLSVAPKPAGEATAPGTVLGTADDALIVAARGGSAVQIQTVQPASKKPQPAAAWAGAQGLLPGGRFDLWEPQPA
- a CDS encoding HepT-like ribonuclease domain-containing protein, giving the protein MTPAERSSRGHHRSAPAPLSPSLPAVAAQLRSIEPDWRRLGVTRVRIFGSVARGEATDLSDVDLLLDLQEGAGLLNLMAAKDLFEGLLGTRIDALTEGGIKPALRRGILTDAVDIMELPERPRRTHRRKRWRWRVYDLLDALDRIVDYTAPHDRHSFRNDEQAVDAVLRNLSRLGETTKFIPQSQEDRHPEVPWALLRDIRNLVAHDYFGTDLDLVWQTARYELPKLRPTLQALAEGGSPEDEDEVEGG
- the nth gene encoding endonuclease III domain-containing protein, with the translated sequence MTEPSLFPQTARPLNAALPAEERAALLLWIRERLLAEYGEKPLVPRREPMHELISTILSQRTNWRDEDAAYQKLRELGDWDAIAAAPVEQVAHAIRRSNYPEQKSPRIQATLHAIRDKRGNYDLDFLRDLPVAEALKWLTDLPGVGVKTASLVLLFNYARPVFPVDTHVHRINTRVGTIPKMGEQTAHKALLALLPPEPQLLYDLHINLLKHGQQVCTWHHPKCGRCILRERCDAYALYGDDVPSFKK
- a CDS encoding roadblock/LC7 domain-containing protein, whose translation is MANPETATAYELATSALATAAQEQGLPAAALSQVLDRVLAAQGLPAGQLTSGQLQGLLFPELDRAYSGVLEDEPRQRLLRTLSEQLVAQELDAVFAPAPAAETELDTAGSQTETDTEDAAESGEDWEFGEDEFEFEDPEYLAAPAARSYDLSSAADQNSLIAELGRVGGVQSVMICRQNGEVVQARSLKDLTALGSVVAATVLLLRGHALRLMSAQVGGTVVCVRPLGDYAVAVLADPEVNVGRLLGELSQLQTENAA
- a CDS encoding GNAT family N-acetyltransferase, with amino-acid sequence MSELHPVLTGQKVVLARLRREDVPDMARYFSNLELTTYLGAFGGAFSLEDEEAYFESISKSSPDGVTFGIYDRATEQFIGGLDLRGVNHRHGTAELGISVHNPDFWGGGYGSEAVSLMVEYGMYFLGLYNIQLNVFAYNTRGIRAYEKVGFREIGRRTGAVRLGQERFDSVLMEITADRVDTARMRALVRLLD